The DNA region ttggcaactcattgtcattctgagaaataagcacCTTCTTATCCAGGtaagccacttgatttcaacaactgaacaaagtgaacaggctatgctgttcaaacagttgagacggacaggagggtgtattcataaTAGTTAAACTGTTCTACCTTATTAGCAAAGCTTATGGTAGAAGGCTTATattttagcctaggtataattttaTACGCCCTGAATTCATtcgattattgctgactgtttgaaatgcagtgtatttgacctttaattgtgcaacaaagcttatttaaacgttaaaaaataaaatcaagatATTTATCGTAGAGGTGGACGatatgaaaaaaaattatatcacGATATTTTCCACTGTCCGGACGATAACGATATACtgtaaacaaaaaacatttcatgAGCCCTTCAAAGTTAATAAATTACAAAATATTGCTTTGAACCTTATAAAAACAGAAAGGGGGCATTAcacatttttgtatatatatttttttacttctgtGGTAAACCTTGGCAAACATGAAACATAAAAGGTatacaagttaaataaatatgcagtaaaattaaataaaaatatttaatgcACTCAGGATTTAAAGAAttgtagttttttgttttgttttactttttcCTGCCAAATATAAGAAGTGCAGTGTTTTTTCCGCATAACACCGGTCATCGCCATCATTTGATTTCTGAACCTCCGTCTTGAACAAATGGAGGACCGGCTTCAGATACGACACACTCACGTATGTCTCTCCTGACAGGAcatttgctcccgagtggcgcagcggtctaaggcactgcatctcagggctagaggcgtcactacagaccttggttcgatccCGTGCAGGATCGGGAGTCCcatggcggcacacaattggcccagcgttgtccggggtaggggagggtttggccggggtaggccgtcattgtaaaataactgacttagttaaataaaggttaaataaataacattcttaaaatCCTGTGAAATCCTGGAGGTGCTGCCGTGATGGATTCAAAGACCTCGCTGTCTTGCCAGGAGGGTGCAGGGTGCCGTGTTTTTTGTCTGTTGCCAGGACTTGTGTGACGGCCTTTTCCTGCACCAGGACTCTTTCCATCATCTGCAGTCGAGATACAGATGGGGATTCCGTGATGAGCTTGTGGAGGGGCAGACTCAGTTTATCCTGTGTACTTGTCAGGGCCTTCTGCTTCTTTCAACTGTAGGAAAAAATGCTGACCACTTTCTTGCACACTCCTGTGGCCTGGGAAACCCAAGGTTCGTTTTGGACTCTCCTCTCTGaaaaataaaaaggtgaaaaAGATTTACATATGAGTCACAATTATTCAATAGAAATAACATTGCATCTGCTGTAATTACAACAATTTACAGTATGGACACTGGACATAATTACACATTTAATCCATATATAGATTTACATACAACTGTTGTGATTGAGAGCTATGTTGCTTTAGAAAATGGGATCATTTATTGAGTAGGCTATTTATTattgaaagagagaagaaaaattaatatattgaaACCATAGCCTAACGtatcaatattaaataaaagCAATGTAATCCATGAAATGTTTGGATATTGCACACATTTACAAATATTATAGATTTGCAtagctctgtgtatgtgtgtgtgtatatatatatatatatatatatatatatatatatatatatatatatatatatattcggcTTAACATATAATAAGGAACAGGCAGTCTAGTCTAGAATAACTTCAAACAGATAAGGAATACAATAGTTATTTTAAATTGTTGTTTATAAGTTACGTTATTTGTCTACCTagcattgtgtgttttggatgttGAAACTTACCAATAGCAATGTGTAGCCTCTGTCCGAAACACCCTAGTCTTGTCCATTTGTTCAGCTCCAATGCCTTGACCATGTTCGATCCGCTGTCGGTAGTCATACATACTTGACGCGACTCTTTCAAGCCCCAGGTTGAAAGTGCCTCCCCTCAGCCCAGCTGCAATTATTTCTCTGGTGTGGTCGTCTGGAAAATAAGAGGTCTGAAGGAATTTGCTTTGCAGCTTCCAGTTGTTGTCAATGTATGGCTCGTTGGTCGAGCTTGACCATAAATCGGCTGTGGTAGAGAAGAATGCAGCGTCACGGATTTCGTTGTCAACTCTGCCCGGACATTCTGTGTAGAGTTCTGGTAGACGTGTTTTGCTGAATTATTTACTGCTCGGGATCTCGTATCTTGGGCCTAGAGTTCGAATCAACTTTCTGAAACCGTCTTTCTCCACAGTTTGATTTGGTTCCATGTCTTTCGCTGTGTGATACGTAATTGCATTCGTTATTTCATTCCACTTCTTGTCATAGGGATTACCACTAATGATTGATGCGTTGAGTGATAGCTGAGTGCGGGTCTGGCTTGAAGACGTCTTGAGACTTGCTCTGCTGCTCCGGGGGTTTGTTGCACGCATTCTGGTAGATTCTTCATATTCGCGCACATGCAGGGTTTTCAGATGGTGAAAAAGATTGCTGGTGTTTCCACCTTTGGCTTGCACAATGCGTCTACACAACTTACACAATACTGTTTGTTGGTTGAGGTCCGATATCTTAAAGCCAAACCAGTTCCAAACGACAGAGGCCCCCTTTTTTTGAACCAATTCTTCGTCGTCCTGCAAATCAACCTCAATAGCATTATTTTCCTCTTCTTCAGTCATCCTCAATGCTTGCTTACACTTTTGCGCTTGAGTTTCAGACACTTTTGCTAACGAAAGGAGTTTACTTCACTAAATGTTTGCTTGCATGTTTGTTTGTTGACTTTGATTGGCAGGCAGATCGCGTGTAACGTCCATGCTCCTACTTTGCTAAAAAGAAGAAGCTATGTAAAAGATAAAACTATTTGAACTAGCCCACTAGGCTGTATCACTCGACTTGAAAtttttaacaaaacaaaaacgccttatttcattacatttattAATTTACCATGATATGGCAAAATCCACATCATGGCACAACGTCATACCGGTATTCACTTTCATACCAGTATACCACACAACCCCGATATATCTTGAATCACCCAAAACTATCTTTAGGCCATATCCCCCAGCCCTACTacttagtgccctacttttgaccaggactctctgatcaaaagtagtgcattatgtaggtaatagggtgccatttgggactaactCATAAACATCTTTGGTTGTGCCCTCACCTTCCTTCCTGTCATTGCGCTCCACTTCGATACAGAACACAGGGACCCTCTCCCTATTGACCTCATCAACGTAGGGGATGGTGATGCTCCAGGCTGACAGGTTCCTCAGGACTCCTGGAGTACTGCAAGCCTCCACTGGGGTGTTATCCTCCACCACCATAGTGGCCTCCTCAATCTGCAACACATGGGAGGTGTGggacgacagttgaactaagctcatgaggcacttagaagttatattcttctAGAATCATATAAATTTTTTGACTTTTATGTAAATTATGTACCAATAGCAGAACGCCCCTTTAATTGTACTTAGCTAAAAAATAAACCCTTTGGTGATAATAAACATGAAAACCACCTATTCATATACAGATAGtggaggatgaggaagtgatATTGGTTTCTCTTTGGGTGTCAGTTttaaagtattgcactatatcaggaataaagtgccatttggAGGGGAAGCGCTCACCACTTCATCTTCAGCGTTGACCATGGCGTACGGCAGCATAGTCCCCTCCATGGTAGTGCTTTTGAAGACACCTTTGATCTTGCTGCCGATCCTGCTTATCCCGAAGGACTCCCCCCGTTTTGAGATGTTCcttcacaggcacacacaaaaacatatgcGTGAACAACACAAGTGAACACACCAACTAGGAAACGGAGAGTCGGAAAGGGAGCTGTGTGCAACTGCATGTGTTCCTGTCAACAGTTGTTGAGGCCACTTATGCAAACGTCTGATGTTAATGCAGCCTTGCCTCATGTCAAAATGCCATGCTGAACAACGAGAGCACACATTATGAAGCGCTGCACATTCAACTAACGGACAGACGAAAACAGATGAGGTACTTTGAAGTTGTGTATTACAGGAGTCCATGCTTACAGACTGAGGCTCATAGCTAGCCATATGTCAATAGAAGTTAGAAATGTTGGATGGGAAAGTTAGTACAGACTAAATATTGGGGACAACCAATGAGGGTTGAAGAGAGATGGCGTGAAATTGAGGCCCTTCAACACTGCCCCAAAAAGGGGGACTTGGTCGGGCAGCTGTTATGCACAAGAAAACTATGGACACTCACATAAGACATGGATAGATAGACCAAGAGAGAAAAGGCATGAGAAGAGATCAGTAATGGGGCTATGGGCAACGCCAtcgttctcctcttcctccattcaAGCACTCACGACTTTGTATATTCAAAGGTGCAACTAAAATAAAGACCAATGCATCTATCCAAAATGGTACATAGGCCTATAACCCCAAATCTTGTTCAGTTTTAGCAATTCGACACGGTAAAGAGTAagtcaatacaaaaacacatacaaacactagaTTGCAAAAGCCTACTGAAGACAAGTGCTTATTGCCCCACAATGCTTTTGTTCTCAGGCAAATTTTGGTTCCTTCACTTCATTCTGGGCATATTAAGTCGCATTTCTTGCATGCAGCTAAATCAACGGCAGCCAGCCGAGGGACATTAGCTTGGCCTGCATCATTCAAAACACATACTCACCTCATATCATCCAAACTCAGACTATTCCTGGAATAATAGGCACAATGAATTACAGGATGCCAGGATAAACAGGACCAGCCCACAAATAGTACAAATTAGCCTCAGTGCCCTTTGTGGGGATGTGGTGGGCGTCAACAGGTCTGTTACTGGGGCCAAAAATAATACACCACCCTAATGTAGTGTTGATGTGAACTTGATATAGACTTGGAGGCATTCTGTGTATTACATGAACGACATAATGAAACTAGTCTTAACACTTCTGTTTGGAAGAATATTAAAGCTCTCCAATTAAGTCTCTATTTAGATGTAAAGGGAACATTTGTGGACTATATtatatgacaacaaaaaaaactagaaaACTAACTACACTAAACACTTCAGCTTAGAGTAACATTAGACATCTTTCCAATGTAGTCATTGCCATCAGGAGCACAAACCTGTTCATTCTGGAGTCCATTTTTGGAGACTCCACCCCCCTCAGAAGGTGTCTGAAatactgcagagagaaagagagctataAATGAGGGAAAATATTATCCATTTGTCAACTTGCTTTTGTATATCGTTTGACTCTGTCATTGTATGTTTGCCCTATGTGCAATTTAGAACACAGACGATAGTATAGTACAGTGTAAGTGCTGTACTTGGGCTCACCTCATCGCTGTGGCAGAACATGGGGGTGAAGACGCTCTCCAGCAGGGACAGCACATGCTCATAGGCCTCAAACAGACAGTGCATGGTCTGCAGCTTCACCACTCCCTCGTACGGCCCCTGTGCAACTAGTGCCAATTATGACAGAGTgcagtaaaataaattaaaaagcaAGTCATATATATTTTCAAGGTTTGTGGACTTTGAGAAAATAGCACATATCTGATTGAAAAAGGCGGCGCACGTCACACTATGTTGAATGATGATTGTGTACTGAGAATCTAGCAGCGCTTACTGTTTCGTATTTCTTCGATGATGACGGGGTCAAAGCTGATCTTGTCGATGCTTTCTTCCAGGCAGTAGGTCTCATAGAGGTGCTGCACCTCTCCATGCAGGCGCTGCAGCTCAGAGTCACTCAGCTCCGGACACAGGATCTTATCATTGAACTCTTCTGGAATGACATGAAGGAAAAGTAGATGAATGCTGTTAAAGTGTTACTTGATTGATCAATGTTTTATAAAACTTCCAAATtcacagtagcggtgcgtgggtaaaatcactggggaagccaagccagggggAAAAAGCCATATTACGACCTGTGTTGTGATACTTGCGTTGTTtgttctataacctgttagttcatatgccttgcgaccctGATATATAGGcttaaaggccgagacaataaggcacagtggcagaataaattcaaccacacctttgtttcaacacaaaaccagagagcaacatctgtccggtgaagtccacaaaacatattgcatgtaacaaacagttacatgacctacagcatggttaagcaagttaatgtttccgacattttcagactactaaacaactattgatttagaacaccgTAGGGTTAacacaagtcgcaaagaaaacagggagctgcctccactattccagcaccatttcaacatcatcaaatcacctatgcttagtctaatacagtgacaactaaaagatttcaaaaacaatttagtccaatcaacataagctagatatgtggctgtccatggtactgatgtgtgtgtgcacgtgtgtgtatgtaagtaagtaaaaaaaaacatgttgactcaccctacgtGTAGAAAAACGCCaatgtcatcctcctctctttcatgttgccgaaacggtctatgattgtcatacagtacacactaagtttttgttgtcctaggctacctggctaaaatgcttgctggCTAGTCTGACTTCATGGGCAACGATTAGCCtactacatattgaacttccatcctctcaggcacAATGtttgaatttatggttggatcagaatcaccgttataatcacTGGCCAGTACAGAGAAGTAAGTAAAGCCACAAGTCGAAATTCCTACCTccgtccatggctaatttaggaaagggccaatttcagctagctagctagccaccggaggacaacacaacgagatgcaacaattcaagtttttttctgCCAATTAAGTTTGgcttgatgtgattggtgtgaagccaaatccaaactggcttcccttgatagttctattcacagctgagctcactcagtttagctcaaagcTGATTGCCTATTATTGTATAATTGTTTATCAAGGGAGAACAAATGCTAGCTGGCattccttgcattcaatgctacgggcggcaacagagctgtggcggtcacgaaattcaGTCAGactgtgattgtcaagcaaataactgtcgggctcacagtaattgaccgtatattaacatacacatttagcatctcctggcttccacacatagccttataaagtctaataaatccatgtaatataggtctaaagaagcatgatatgaagaacatctagtctatttcagaagaacagaatagcatactcttgagttgtccttatgttaggtcctgaactggctatgccaaatggctgtgggctacactagttcatttagtaaACAAGACTTGCTtataattccatggcattattttatagtatgaagaatacaattaaacaaagctaaacaaaatatcaatatttttccccaaacgatttgagggcgtgcgcacatgcggctattctgtgttgagcgctTAACATAAAtgaggtactcctatatgcttcatttagagttattaatgtaactttagttgttctacaaatgttgggctatatgtttagatttttaatacattgtaaggctgcatgatgcaactaatgatttgaaaaaagttgcttgaaaggcatgagctctgctttgtttttttgcgcaagctgtacacacttcattagtctctcattcacaattagacaagcacttgataatgccttgaatttcacgccggcatcccctttgtgtccGTAATGCACCGTAAAAAatacatgccttttgcggccagtggccattgtgcccttggcccTGACTGCTGTACGCTCCTAAGCACcgctcactcacatggctctccatcacatgattgggtctttctcacaggctacaagtgaagaccgacacatccgggacgcaactgcgcacgtccttatccaatttcgaggtgcatattgaaagaactgtccacatatacttttcgtcagccaacaagatgagtaggcctaacgaacagtaaaagcactagcctatgtcaatctactatcccccatagtacaaaagtcgacatATTcaattctgtgcgagaaataaatattccaaacatagtctgggacagttgtgggatgcaatagatcacaaattaatacaaccactagcaatgtggctgacgcaacagatcagaacatttagaaaTATccggctatttcttcacattataagcgcagcaatgcgcacatgacAGTAGTCTATAAGCGCttatgttccattagcgggaaaacaccattatcaaaagtgacgcAGATGTGAttatgtatgtaatgcttttattataaaggtgcatttttatggtgaaaatgatcttccccaaacttgaaactaacTCGCTACTTATGTATGCTCtaaaccccttgtaaagcagattaatgtgcatCATTTttagaagttatttggccactttagttgtgacacAAACCTAAtcaaacatataggcctagggcctcccgggtggcgcagtggtctagagcactgcatcgcagtgctagctgcgccaccagagtctctgggttcgcgcccaggctctgtcgcagccggccgcgaccgggaggtccgtgtggcgacgcacaattggcatagcgtcgtccgtgttagggagggtttggccggtagggatatccttgtctcatcgcgctccagcgactcctgtggcgggccgggcgcagtgcgcgctaaccRAGGGGGSCRGKTRcacggtgtttcctccgacacattggtgcggctggcttccgggttggaggcgcgctgtgttaagaagcagtgcggcttKgttgggttgtgcttcggaggacgcatggctttcgaccttcgtctctcccgagcccgtacgggagttgtagcgatgagacaagatagtaattactagcgattggataccacgaaaattggggagaaaaggggataaaaaaacaaaataaaataaaaacaaaaaaaacatataggcctatgggctaggctacaggatgtgtgcgactatgattagaaaaagtcgaGGGGAAGgcagtttcttatgctgggcatcattcagaAGTGATAATATATAGGCTAATATTgccacccatcagactattcttgacttaatcttgtctttacatgtactaaataatatttgtgtaaaatgtgttttgatttagaatggcccaatatcatgcacctgtctcgaaacagagGCAGCGgtaaaaaagacatgtcatctatgcacttaagtAGCGAATGGAGGGCGCTTTTCCCATGGTTAATTTTaaatgccagccaggtaggctatactcctgttgtaaagatatacaatgtgcttaatattaggaaagttgagaaataaatatagtaggcctagcctatagaaagatgGGATGCTCCTCTTTTTaaaatagaggccatcactgttttctcgtgcaattgcatagcctatagaaatgttgtgcaacaggagctcatgggctctcctgaaatgtttgattagattttcaaacacgtttgcattgatgtcagagtgattagagggacaatagagtgctgagtaccaggcagttagcaagtttggtaggctactaatgaccatcagcatcaTTAgaacttggagaagcctaattaccgtgactaaacggtcacatggaatttgactgccttttgactcgtgaccgccgatgtggcggtaatacagtcatcGCAACAGCCCTAGGCGACAACaatatcatactctttttgaccagacatcaTCAGATaaatgggctacacatacagaggggCACATTTTGAATCTCATTCAAACCCATGATTATGTatacacattttaaatggttaTAGTTCAAAAAGTATATAGAGTATCAACAGGTTTTTGACAAGCAATCTAAGTAGGGTCAGTCTGAACATATCAATGTTGGTTTGGAGTTTATAGCTTAAACAGTAAAAGGGTTGATAGGTctagattattatatatttttaaaccattttagtCTATGGGCCGTTTATTTGCGATTGAAATTAATTAGGAgctcatttaaatgtttcagtagtaaaaaaagtataaatgctATCAAAAATATTTTCTCAAACAATCTAAACTGGGGCAATCTGGTTTCGTGTTAATAGCTTACATCTTTTAAGCTCTAAAGTGGGCCTGAAGAAGTCGAATAAGAAATATAGTGTCTTGCCTTCAGCAAGCACACTAATAAAGAAAGAGAAGTGGGGTTGAGTGTTGTTACTCTCTAGACATCACTGGCTATGGTTATTCTGTGTCATCATGGACTTATGGTCTTCAATATACATGCCTCTCAATATGGGAGTAGCATGCAGGAAAGATGGCAGTACAAATGTATTTCTTTCATGACAAACAActcaattcaaaaaatattttaaggGGTGAGAACGTGGTAGGAGGCAAACAAAATGCCTTTTATAGCCTTGTATGAGGATCTCTGAAAGTAGTGCTGTCCTTACCCACAGTGAGGCAGAACTGAAGAACCTGCACGGCCCCCTCCTGCTTCAGGAAGTTCATAAAGCGGAAGAGCAGGTCCTGTTGCTCCCGGATCTCCTTCAGCTCCAGCTTCAGCACCTGGGAATCCACAGGCCGGAGGACAGCCACAGAGTTCAGAAACTGTGCTTGTCCATGCAAAACTCTAAACCAATACTTTAACTATTGccttcatttttattaattttgtcATGTCTTCTGTTTTAGTTCACTGACTACCTTTCTAATTGTGCTTGTTAGAACTAGGAGGGTACAGTAGTACAGGTATTAATTGTCAGTGGAATGGATACATAACTAACAAGGGCTTTCTGTTCCAAATGCCGAAGGTACTAAGTACCGTAATTTCCGAACTATAAGCCGCTACTTTTTCCCACGCTTTGAACCTCGCGGCTTATACAATGACGcggctaatttatggatttttcccgctttcacaagattcatgccgccaaaaaactgagcaccgtcacataatgtgacgtaaatcgagcgcgctcaaacttcccatcattctgattacggtagtcattttgtcaacctcatcatggcaaagacacgGAGAAATGCATATATGCAGCTTTCAAGTTGAAGGCGATCGATCTGGTTGTTGGAAAAGGAACTAGAGCTGCTGCACGggagcttggccttaatgagtcgatgataagacgttggaaacagcagcatgaggaactgactcagtgcaaaaagacaacaaaagctttcagaGGGAAGAAAACCAAATGGCCCGAACTAGAAAATGAGCTTGAAGCCTGggtcaacacacagagagcagactttcttggtaggctactgtttactgctatttttttatttttgttacaaggcgtgtttcgtttaaaagtatttatttttgttacaagccgtgtttcgtttaaaggctgtgtaaagttaatttgtttcaatgtaccggtaggcacctgcggcttatagacatgtgcggcttatttatgtacaaaatacatatattttttttaattcagtgggtgcggcttatattcaggtgcgcttaatagtccaGAAATTACGGTACTTACAGATGTCTTCTTGGTACGAGGGTCAGCGTATTTCTGCAGGAATGGAACCAGGGCAGATGGTGGATCCATGGCCAGCTCAGGCTGGGGAAACAATTTGAGGAATAAATCACAAATGCAttacagcatgatgcttccacatGAGGTTTGGTAAAGTGCCCAATTTACTTACTGGAGAGTCATCAACAAATATTAGAACCATGTGGTTCACAGTATCCTGAAAAGCAACAGGAGGAATGCATCAATAAGATGGAATATGTCAACCACCGCTCAGTTAAATTGCTACCATTCCAGAAGTATATGTTCTGCTCATTTATATCCGTTCGTATTCATATCCTATATCACTAAGCACACAACATTCTACTTACAGGATCAGCCATGAAGTCCAAGGTGGGGAGGAACACAGACCCTACCATGACCTCTCGCATCAGCAGAGCTAAAGATCTGACAATCAGGAAGACATAGGATTCAGATAAAGTGCCTTATGTCAAATGTATTTAACAGTAGAGTTCTCCGTTTTTCCTTGAGGAAGATCTGACAGAAAAAATGTTCACTCAGTATATTTTGTGGTTAAGATCAATAATAAACAGTTAAATGTCTATCATTTTGATAACAAGATAGTGATAAGAATGATAAAATATATACGATTTTGACTGACAGAGGTGCATGGACTGCCTGGTTGGGTGGGCCTACCTGCAGTCAGTAGCTTTGGGTGGCATAAGATAGGCAAAGAGCATCTCCGTCACCTTCCTGAGATAAAGCAGCTCCTCTCTGCGACTGCGCAGAGCAACATGCAGGTCAGGGCCATACTCATCCAGAGCAGCCTGCTGCAAACCTTCAGTGTTCTtcactagaacacacacacagagtattaaACCTTGCACAGCCAGtacacattttgttttctttattgacCAACATCTTGCAGTGCAGAATACTACTGTGAGAATGAAAACATGCAAATCTACAAAACAAATTGTAAACCTTTTTGTTTGGCCTTTGCAATGATTTCAATGTGCTTCATGGCAGCTTTCATCATTTTGCCAGAAATAAGTGAGGGGACATCAACCTGTGTGAAACAATTACACAGTTAGCATAGAGTCTGAAAAATAGCCACAGCACATCAACACGGTATTACCCATTAGCAATATGTGGATTCAAATGACATACAACAACTCTAATATATGCTAAGGTTTCTTGACAAAGGTTACTACTCGGAGAACAGAATGTGGGTGAAAGAGATGAATAGACAGAACTATATATCACCTTCTGAGCGCGTCGAACTAACACAGATGCAAAGAAACGAAAAGTCATTCTCAGTTCATCTACGCATGCCTCATCATCGGTGATGTCCCTATAAAGTAAAGTAATAAAAAGCATAATGAAATACGCATTCCAAAATCCAGACAGAAAACCCAAGTCAAATCGTTCAAAACTGTGGTAGAAACTACTCACCTGTACCAGGGATATACAAAATTCTCCAGAACCAACTCGAGCAACTAAGGGCCAAATATCAATAATTATTAATTGCATTTGTGATTTTCAAAATTAAAATTATATCTTTGAAATGACCCATTACTCTACCTCTGACATAGAAGCATCCACTTTTGAGTAGACTTTCAAGTCCAACCATGGCTGATAGTTTTCTAGGAGTAATGTTGGTCTGTGA from Salvelinus sp. IW2-2015 linkage group LG14, ASM291031v2, whole genome shotgun sequence includes:
- the LOC111973408 gene encoding sorting nexin-14 isoform X4; its protein translation is MERIRVYLENLKQGLQIDVLREVGRQYPVFCFLLVFMFSSTILLNRYLHILMVFWSFLAGVITFYCSLGTESLLPNILFTMKPKNKQQEQQELFPLGHSCAVCGKVKCKRHSVLHRPTLLLENYQPWLDLKVYSKVDASMSELLELVLENFVYPWYRDITDDEACVDELRMTFRFFASVLVRRAQKVDVPSLISGKMMKAAMKHIEIIAKAKQKVKNTEGLQQAALDEYGPDLHVALRSRREELLYLRKVTEMLFAYLMPPKATDCRSLALLMREVMVGSVFLPTLDFMADPDTVNHMVLIFVDDSPPELAMDPPSALVPFLQKYADPRTKKTSVLKLELKEIREQQDLLFRFMNFLKQEGAVQVLQFCLTVEEFNDKILCPELSDSELQRLHGEVQHLYETYCLEESIDKISFDPVIIEEIRNIAQGPYEGVVKLQTMHCLFEAYEHVLSLLESVFTPMFCHSDEYFRHLLRGVESPKMDSRMNRNISKRGESFGISRIGSKIKGVFKSTTMEGTMLPYAMVNAEDEVIEEATMVVEDNTPVEACSTPGVLRNLSAWSITIPYVDEVNRERVPVFCIEVERNDRKEAVFSVGHETENWSIFRRYMEFYVLENKLTEFHGSFADAQLPSKRIIGPKNYEFLSSKREEFEEYLQRLMQHPELTNSQLLADFLSPHSMESQFMDKMLPDVNLGKIFRSVPGKIIKEKGQNLEPFIQSFFNSCESPKAKPSRPEMTMLSPTAEKNKKLFTDLYKNNANLPEGLEKKHNRNCFMEVISVEGMYDYMMFMGRVVFHMPDWLHHILSGGRILFKNTLEAYMDNYIQHKRDIILQEHHVVSLVTMLRDAVFCETSEELATGDKQRRAKKAFEEMMNYLPDFVEKCIGQEAKYEGIRLLFEGFQQPLLNKQMTYVLMDIAVEELFPELGKQGQREPSADSNQWM
- the LOC111973408 gene encoding sorting nexin-14 isoform X2; the protein is MERIRVYLENLKQGLQIDVLREVGRQYPVFCFLLVFMFSSTILLNRYLHILMVFWSFLAGVITFYCSLGTESLLPNILFTMKPKNKQQEQQELFPLGHSCAVCGKVKCKRHSVLHRPTLLLENYQPWLDLKVYSKVDASMSELLELVLENFVYPWYRDITDDEACVDELRMTFRFFASVLVRRAQKVDVPSLISGKMMKAAMKHIEIIAKAKQKVKNTEGLQQAALDEYGPDLHVALRSRREELLYLRKVTEMLFAYLMPPKATDCRSLALLMREVMVGSVFLPTLDFMADPDTVNHMVLIFVDDSPPELAMDPPSALVPFLQKYADPRTKKTSVLKLELKEIREQQDLLFRFMNFLKQEGAVQVLQFCLTVEEFNDKILCPELSDSELQRLHGEVQHLYETYCLEESIDKISFDPVIIEEIRNIAQGPYEGVVKLQTMHCLFEAYEHVLSLLESVFTPMFCHSDEYFRHLLRGVESPKMDSRMNRNSLSLDDMRNISKRGESFGISRIGSKIKGVFKSTTMEGTMLPYAMVNAEDEVIEEATMVVEDNTPVEACSTPGVLRNLSAWSITIPYVDEVNRERVPVFCIEVERNDRKEAVFSVGHETENWSIFRRYMEFYVLENKLTEFHGSFADAQLPSKRIIGPKNYEFLSSKREEFEEYLQRLMQHPELTNSQLLADFLSPHSMESQFMDKMLPDVNLGKIFRSVPGKIIKEKGQNLEPFIQSFFNSCESPKAKPSRPEMTMLSPTAEKNKKLFTDLYKNNANLPEGLEKKHNRNCFMEVISVEGMYDYMMFMGRVVFHMPDWLHHILSGGRILFKNTLEAYMDNYIQHKRDIILQEHHVVSLVTMLRDAVFCETSEELATGDKQRRAKKAFEEMMNYLPDFVEKCIGQEAKYEGIRLLFEGFQQPLLNKQMTYVLMDIAVEELFPELGKGQREPSADSNQWM